The following coding sequences lie in one Bacilli bacterium genomic window:
- the purK gene encoding 5-(carboxyamino)imidazole ribonucleotide synthase — protein sequence MSGDGVQTRRGGGIAGRVILPGATIGILGGGQLGRMLALAGRQMGYRFITLDPAEDSPCGQVCDRQITARYDDLAAARELARISDCITYEFENVDAQVADVLAHEAYVPQGSQLLYTTQHRLREKRAIEHAGAQVAPYAEINDLPSLRKALADFGTPCVLKTATGGYDGKGQWVIRSEVDADAAYGELARANTELMLERFIRFDKELSVIAARSARGEIKTFPVAENIHVNNILHQTIVPARINPETARKARRLAEQIAEGMAVVGLLAVEMFLTPNGDLYVNELAPRPHNSGHFTIEACKTSQFEQHLRAICNLPLAATDLLTPVVMVNVLGQHVAPLREWMARHDGKQDNGVAVKVHIYGKHEAKENRKMGHVTLLADRLDDALAWAEQSPIWR from the coding sequence ATGAGTGGGGACGGCGTGCAAACGAGGCGGGGCGGCGGAATTGCCGGACGTGTCATTTTGCCCGGCGCAACGATCGGCATATTGGGCGGAGGGCAGCTTGGCCGCATGCTGGCGCTCGCCGGCAGGCAGATGGGCTATCGCTTTATTACGTTGGATCCGGCCGAAGACTCGCCGTGCGGGCAGGTGTGCGACCGGCAAATCACAGCGCGGTATGACGATCTTGCCGCGGCGCGGGAATTGGCGCGCATATCCGATTGCATCACGTACGAGTTTGAAAACGTCGACGCGCAAGTCGCCGATGTGTTGGCGCATGAAGCGTACGTGCCGCAGGGCAGCCAATTGCTTTATACGACGCAGCACCGCTTGCGCGAAAAACGCGCGATCGAACATGCGGGCGCGCAGGTAGCGCCTTATGCGGAAATTAACGATTTGCCAAGTTTGCGCAAGGCGCTTGCCGATTTCGGCACGCCCTGCGTATTGAAAACCGCAACCGGCGGCTATGACGGCAAAGGCCAATGGGTCATCCGGTCGGAAGTAGACGCGGACGCGGCTTACGGGGAATTGGCGCGGGCGAATACGGAACTGATGCTTGAGCGGTTTATCCGCTTTGACAAGGAATTGTCGGTCATCGCGGCCCGCAGCGCGCGCGGCGAAATCAAAACGTTTCCCGTTGCGGAGAATATTCATGTGAACAATATTTTGCATCAGACGATTGTTCCCGCCCGCATCAACCCGGAAACGGCAAGAAAAGCGCGGCGCCTCGCGGAACAAATAGCGGAAGGCATGGCGGTGGTCGGGTTGCTGGCGGTAGAAATGTTTTTAACTCCGAACGGCGACCTGTATGTCAATGAATTGGCGCCAAGGCCGCACAACTCGGGGCATTTTACCATCGAAGCGTGCAAAACATCGCAGTTTGAGCAGCACCTTCGCGCTATTTGCAACTTGCCGCTTGCGGCGACGGATCTGCTCACGCCGGTCGTCATGGTGAATGTGCTGGGGCAGCATGTTGCGCCGCTGCGCGAGTGGATGGCGCGCCATGATGGCAAGCAAGACAACGGCGTGGCCGTGAAAGTGCATATATACGGCAAGCACGAAGCGAAGGAAAATCGGAAGATGGGGCATGTCACCCTGCTTGCGGACCGGCTTGACGACGCGCTGGCCTGGGCGGAACAATCTCCGATCTGGAGATAG
- the purE gene encoding 5-(carboxyamino)imidazole ribonucleotide mutase, translated as MAVQVGVIMGSRSDWETMKYACDILTEFGIHFEKKVVSAHRTPDAMFAYAQTAQDRGIKVIIAGAGGAAHLPGMVAAKTLLPVIGVPIKTSALNGLDSLLSIVQMPGGVPVATVAIGNAGATNAGLLAAQILAVEDGGLREKLQLRREEIRRKVLKESDLA; from the coding sequence GTGGCGGTTCAGGTTGGGGTCATCATGGGCAGCCGATCCGATTGGGAGACGATGAAGTATGCCTGCGATATTTTGACGGAGTTCGGGATTCATTTTGAGAAAAAAGTCGTTTCCGCGCATCGGACGCCTGATGCCATGTTTGCGTACGCCCAAACCGCGCAAGACCGCGGGATCAAAGTGATTATCGCCGGAGCGGGCGGGGCGGCGCATTTGCCGGGCATGGTCGCGGCCAAGACGCTGCTGCCGGTTATCGGCGTGCCGATCAAAACGTCCGCATTGAACGGGCTCGATTCTTTGTTGTCCATCGTCCAGATGCCGGGCGGCGTGCCGGTTGCCACCGTAGCGATCGGCAATGCCGGCGCGACCAATGCCGGACTGTTGGCGGCGCAAATTTTGGCGGTGGAAGACGGCGGATTAAGGGAAAAGTTGCAACTGCGCCGCGAGGAAATACGCCGCAAAGTGCTGAAAGAAAGTGATTTGGCATGA
- a CDS encoding transglutaminase domain-containing protein: MAEKPQAGLALFERMPVAAGVFVIAAEWLRPLAAIPEITRLYMVGPLIGAVAMFLAIDLLKLSSGVEWLTKVSVCAGVTLHLFAYDLLRPADWQRIFVLLSRDAANFLRGNLPDLSMEIRTFMFLLGTALLLSVAYAVVVQKKRVMWLVLPTFIYLTALNIWAGMNMAAAAIRVVAAGLVLAAVVLVPGLTDRYGIVFSRRTAAYARWLASGVFCAALIVLAGTIFASGVKAHADDRLLAALHFADWNAPRLDWPEKSAVHQASLSGYGNDDGSLGGAVTLDDGVAFLAKTNRLTFWRGETKSVYTGKGWEGLANEAEYGLFSDLPVGQALRQSAMITQEIMVEKPQADMPLFAGGEIARLLAAADDRGKLLMSGKLKAGKQDARVTFAAAGYAAAYYKLAVYAPPNDPDLLRQSLGQIPPDIRQYGLQLPEELPARVRELAQRLTAGLTNPYDQALAIQQFLRNNYRYDLAGNGFPAKSEDFVDRFLFEQKQGYCDHFSTAMTVLLRAAGIPARWAKGYAPGEITGYGGDALIVTVRNSDAHSWVEAYFAGIGWVPFEPTPGFLPESGHQPADRHAIPDRQREADGAIAQNAAASDIGPAAYGAEISNAGDNWNVRAIAAITVDAIGHWWLQFIREADLQKPAIARGLAGIPGILLLWAAVHGLRRKFARKRAVQSAAAISARRMRTKYWEREWKKMMRKYGEIQPGQTIREYVLRIDCRDAERKKALAEFARSYEAARYGGG; this comes from the coding sequence ATGGCGGAGAAACCGCAGGCCGGATTGGCTTTGTTTGAACGGATGCCGGTTGCCGCGGGCGTCTTTGTGATTGCCGCCGAATGGTTGCGGCCGCTTGCGGCCATACCGGAAATAACCCGGTTATATATGGTCGGTCCGTTGATCGGGGCGGTGGCGATGTTTCTGGCGATTGATCTCTTGAAATTGTCATCCGGCGTGGAATGGCTGACGAAAGTTTCCGTTTGCGCGGGTGTTACGTTGCATCTGTTTGCTTATGATCTCTTGCGCCCCGCTGACTGGCAGCGAATCTTTGTCCTGTTGTCCCGCGACGCCGCCAATTTTTTGCGCGGGAATCTGCCCGATTTAAGCATGGAAATCAGGACGTTCATGTTCTTGTTGGGAACGGCGCTGCTCCTGTCGGTCGCTTATGCCGTTGTCGTCCAAAAAAAACGCGTGATGTGGCTTGTCCTTCCAACTTTTATTTACCTTACGGCATTAAACATTTGGGCTGGCATGAATATGGCCGCCGCTGCGATCCGCGTCGTCGCGGCGGGGCTTGTGCTGGCTGCGGTGGTGCTTGTGCCCGGTTTGACCGATCGGTACGGGATCGTATTTTCGCGCCGCACGGCAGCTTATGCGCGCTGGCTGGCGTCGGGAGTTTTCTGCGCCGCGCTAATCGTGTTGGCCGGGACCATATTCGCGAGCGGGGTAAAAGCGCATGCCGACGACAGGCTGTTGGCAGCGCTCCATTTCGCCGATTGGAACGCGCCGAGGCTCGATTGGCCGGAAAAATCCGCCGTTCATCAGGCGAGCCTGTCGGGCTACGGCAATGATGACGGCAGCTTGGGCGGCGCCGTTACGCTTGACGACGGAGTTGCCTTTTTGGCGAAAACAAATCGGCTTACCTTTTGGCGCGGAGAAACAAAGAGCGTCTATACCGGCAAAGGCTGGGAGGGGTTGGCGAATGAAGCGGAATACGGCTTGTTCAGCGATTTGCCGGTTGGTCAGGCGCTGCGACAGTCCGCCATGATTACCCAGGAAATCATGGTGGAAAAGCCGCAAGCGGATATGCCGCTGTTTGCGGGCGGGGAAATCGCGCGCCTGTTGGCTGCCGCCGACGATCGCGGGAAGCTGCTCATGTCCGGCAAACTGAAAGCGGGGAAACAAGACGCGCGCGTCACTTTCGCCGCTGCCGGTTATGCCGCCGCTTATTATAAGCTGGCCGTGTACGCGCCGCCCAACGACCCCGACTTGCTGCGCCAAAGTTTAGGACAGATTCCGCCGGACATCCGGCAATACGGTCTGCAGCTTCCCGAAGAACTGCCCGCCCGCGTCAGGGAATTGGCGCAACGTTTGACGGCGGGGTTGACCAATCCGTACGATCAAGCGCTGGCGATTCAACAATTTCTGCGGAACAATTACCGTTATGACCTGGCGGGCAACGGTTTCCCGGCTAAGTCCGAAGATTTTGTCGACCGGTTTTTGTTTGAACAGAAGCAAGGGTACTGCGACCATTTTTCCACGGCGATGACCGTTTTGCTGCGGGCTGCGGGCATTCCGGCGCGTTGGGCGAAGGGCTATGCCCCGGGAGAAATAACCGGTTACGGTGGAGACGCGTTGATCGTAACCGTGCGCAACAGCGACGCGCACTCCTGGGTGGAAGCATATTTTGCCGGGATTGGCTGGGTACCGTTTGAACCGACGCCGGGTTTTTTGCCGGAAAGCGGGCATCAACCGGCTGATCGGCACGCTATACCGGATCGGCAGAGGGAAGCAGACGGAGCAATCGCACAAAATGCCGCGGCTTCGGATATAGGGCCTGCCGCCTATGGGGCAGAAATATCAAACGCCGGCGACAATTGGAATGTTCGCGCTATAGCCGCCATTACAGTTGACGCAATCGGGCATTGGTGGCTGCAATTCATCCGCGAAGCCGATCTGCAAAAGCCTGCGATCGCCAGAGGTTTGGCCGGCATTCCCGGGATTTTGCTTTTATGGGCGGCCGTCCATGGTTTGCGCCGCAAGTTTGCTCGCAAACGCGCCGTGCAAAGCGCGGCGGCCATTTCCGCGCGGAGAATGCGGACAAAATATTGGGAACGCGAGTGGAAAAAAATGATGCGCAAATACGGCGAGATTCAGCCCGGTCAGACAATCAGGGAATACGTGCTGCGTATCGATTGCCGCGATGCGGAGCGAAAAAAGGCTTTGGCCGAATTTGCCAGGTCGTATGAAGCGGCCCGTTACGGGGGCGGATGA
- a CDS encoding NCS2 family permease: MDRFFKLKANGTNIKTEIIAGITTFMTMAYILAVNPDVLGGAGLDKTAVFLATALAAGLVTICMGLFVNFPVAMAPGMGLNAYFATVVLSSNGSFTAQMALTAVFISGIIFVILTVTQIRQLLIVAVPDSLKHAITVGIGLFITIIGLKNSGLLTVAVDPVTDIKAKSFTDVLGFETVFHMGSLEDRGVVLTIIGLVVISILMVLRVKGAILYGILITTLLGAIPYFDLVHFSDLASDKAMWFPDFTQLNFADFDWGDLVSTGILTAIATFTFVELFDTFGTLIGTANRAGIMKNPEEGKKRVGKAMLVDAVGVSGGALLGTSTVTAYIESAAGIAEGGRTGLTAVSTGVLFLLALFLSPIAMIIPSSATAAALIIVGLLMMQTVKEINFQDYVIAIPSFLTIVFMPFTYNIANGISFGILTYVILATIANLTGKTEHKVHWLMWILFVLVIARYIFIGSQG, translated from the coding sequence ATGGATCGTTTCTTCAAATTGAAGGCAAACGGTACAAACATCAAGACAGAGATTATCGCCGGTATCACCACCTTTATGACGATGGCCTACATTTTGGCTGTCAACCCCGACGTTCTGGGCGGAGCCGGGCTTGATAAAACGGCGGTGTTTCTTGCGACCGCGTTGGCCGCGGGATTGGTAACGATTTGCATGGGGCTTTTTGTCAACTTCCCTGTGGCCATGGCTCCGGGTATGGGCCTGAATGCTTATTTTGCCACGGTCGTACTTTCTTCCAACGGTTCGTTCACAGCGCAAATGGCGCTGACCGCGGTATTTATCTCCGGTATCATTTTCGTTATTCTAACCGTTACGCAAATTCGCCAACTTTTGATCGTCGCCGTACCGGACAGTCTGAAACATGCAATCACCGTCGGGATTGGCCTGTTCATTACGATTATCGGTTTGAAAAACAGCGGTTTGCTCACGGTTGCCGTAGACCCGGTGACGGACATCAAAGCCAAATCGTTTACCGATGTTCTTGGCTTTGAAACGGTATTCCATATGGGCAGCCTGGAAGACCGCGGCGTTGTACTTACGATCATCGGCCTCGTGGTGATTTCGATATTGATGGTGCTGCGTGTAAAAGGCGCGATTTTATACGGTATTTTGATCACGACGCTCTTGGGCGCGATTCCTTATTTTGATCTTGTTCATTTCAGCGATCTGGCAAGCGACAAAGCGATGTGGTTCCCCGATTTCACGCAGTTGAATTTTGCCGATTTCGACTGGGGCGACCTGGTATCCACCGGTATTTTGACGGCGATTGCCACATTCACCTTTGTCGAGTTGTTTGATACATTCGGCACGTTGATCGGCACGGCCAATCGCGCCGGCATTATGAAAAATCCGGAAGAAGGCAAAAAACGCGTTGGGAAAGCGATGCTGGTTGACGCTGTCGGCGTAAGCGGTGGCGCGCTGCTCGGCACTTCCACCGTTACGGCTTACATCGAAAGCGCCGCGGGCATCGCCGAAGGCGGCCGCACCGGCCTCACCGCGGTTTCTACCGGCGTATTGTTCCTGCTCGCACTGTTTTTGTCGCCGATCGCCATGATCATTCCTTCTTCCGCGACCGCTGCCGCGCTCATTATTGTCGGCTTGCTGATGATGCAGACGGTAAAAGAAATCAACTTCCAGGATTACGTCATTGCAATTCCTTCGTTTTTGACCATCGTATTTATGCCGTTTACGTACAATATCGCCAACGGTATTTCGTTCGGCATTCTGACCTATGTCATTTTGGCCACGATCGCGAACTTGACCGGCAAAACGGAACACAAGGTCCATTGGCTGATGTGGATTTTGTTCGTGCTCGTCATCGCCCGGTATATCTTTATTGGCAGCCAGGGATAA
- the guaA gene encoding glutamine-hydrolyzing GMP synthase — protein MNKPSELVVVLDFGGQYNQLIARRIRDLGVYSELLPHHTPAGEIAKLNPRGIVFSGGPASVYEENAPQVDPAVYDLGIPVLGICYGMQLMSQHFQGKVVPAAKREYGKAVVEFMPGCALARGLERSQQVWMSHTDHVTVLPDGFVVDASTADAPIAAMSHPEKKLYAVQFHPEVRHTVYGNELLRNFLFDVCGCEGKWSMETFIDDTVRDIRAQVGTQKVLCALSGGVDSSVVAVLLHKAVGDQLTCMFIDHGLLRKGEAESVMATFSAKFDMHVVKVDARERFLSKLAGVADPEQKRKIIGAEFIHVFDEECRALGEFAFLAQGTLYTDIIESGTATAQTIKSHHNVGGLPKDMKFKLVEPLKALFKDEVRKVGEECGLPAEIVWRQPFPGPGLAIRVLGEVTEEKLAIVRESDAILREEIAKAGLDREIWQYFTALPDMRSVGVMGDARTYSYTVGIRAVTSIDGMTADWARIPYDVLERISNRIVNEVQNVNRVIYDITSKPPATIEWE, from the coding sequence ATGAACAAACCATCGGAACTTGTTGTTGTATTGGATTTTGGCGGCCAGTACAATCAATTGATCGCCAGAAGAATCCGCGACCTCGGCGTGTACAGCGAGTTGTTGCCGCACCATACCCCGGCTGGGGAGATCGCCAAATTAAATCCGCGCGGCATCGTTTTCTCCGGCGGTCCGGCCAGCGTATATGAGGAAAATGCTCCGCAAGTCGATCCCGCCGTATATGATTTGGGCATTCCCGTTCTCGGCATCTGTTACGGCATGCAGCTCATGTCCCAGCATTTTCAGGGTAAGGTTGTACCTGCGGCCAAGCGGGAGTATGGCAAGGCGGTCGTCGAATTTATGCCGGGTTGCGCGCTTGCGCGCGGATTGGAACGCTCGCAGCAAGTTTGGATGAGCCATACCGACCATGTGACGGTGCTTCCGGACGGGTTCGTTGTGGATGCGAGCACGGCGGATGCGCCGATTGCCGCCATGAGCCACCCGGAGAAAAAGCTGTACGCCGTGCAATTCCATCCGGAAGTTCGGCATACGGTATACGGAAACGAGTTGCTCCGCAACTTTTTGTTTGACGTCTGCGGTTGCGAAGGCAAATGGAGCATGGAAACATTTATTGATGACACGGTGCGCGATATCCGTGCGCAGGTCGGCACGCAAAAAGTGTTGTGCGCGTTGAGCGGCGGCGTGGATTCGTCCGTTGTCGCCGTGCTGCTGCATAAAGCGGTCGGTGACCAACTGACCTGCATGTTCATCGATCACGGCTTGTTGCGCAAAGGCGAAGCGGAAAGCGTCATGGCGACATTTTCCGCAAAGTTTGATATGCATGTCGTTAAAGTTGACGCGCGGGAGCGTTTCTTAAGCAAATTGGCGGGAGTGGCGGATCCGGAGCAAAAGCGGAAAATCATCGGGGCCGAGTTCATTCATGTGTTCGATGAAGAGTGCCGCGCGCTGGGGGAATTCGCTTTTCTGGCCCAGGGCACGCTTTATACGGATATTATCGAAAGCGGGACCGCAACCGCGCAAACGATCAAGTCGCACCATAATGTCGGCGGTTTGCCGAAAGATATGAAGTTTAAGCTGGTGGAACCGTTGAAGGCGCTGTTTAAGGACGAAGTGCGCAAAGTCGGGGAAGAATGCGGTCTGCCTGCGGAAATCGTCTGGCGGCAGCCTTTCCCCGGACCGGGCTTGGCCATTCGCGTATTGGGCGAAGTGACGGAAGAAAAGTTGGCGATTGTGCGGGAATCCGACGCCATTTTGCGCGAGGAGATCGCCAAAGCGGGACTGGACCGCGAAATCTGGCAGTATTTCACCGCGCTGCCCGATATGCGCAGCGTCGGGGTTATGGGCGACGCGCGGACGTATTCCTACACGGTCGGCATTCGCGCCGTCACATCGATCGACGGCATGACCGCGGATTGGGCGCGCATTCCCTATGATGTGCTGGAGCGAATTTCCAACCGTATCGTAAATGAGGTGCAAAACGTCAACAGGGTCATCTACGATATCACGTCCAAGCCCCCGGCAACGATCGAGTGGGAATAG